AATGCACTATGGCAGCAAAGTGGATGTGCTGGGAGGGACCGAAAGACGGGGCAAAGTGGCCGCCATGAATGAGGCCCTGAAGTACGTAAAAACACCCATTGTCATTTTTACCGATGCCAATACACACCTCAATAAGGACGCGGTGACGAATATCGTACGCAATTTTCAGGACCCGATCGTGGGAGCGGTCGCCGGAGAAAAACGCATTCTGACAAGCGAGGATGAATCGGCCGCAGGGTCGGGAGAGGGCCTCTATTGGAAGTATGAATCGCAGTTGAAACGCTGGGATTCGGAATTGCACACCATTGTGGGGGCTGCGGGAGAACTGTTTGCAGTGCGTACTGAGCTGTACGAACATGTGGAGCCGGATACGATCCTGGATGACTTTATCATTTCGCTCCGCATTGCGGGCAAAGGCTATAAGGTGGCTTATGAACCCGACGCCTATGCGCTGGAACATCCTTCGTTTTCGATATTGGATGAGCAAAAAAGAAAGATACGCATTGCGGCGGGCGGTTTCCAATCCATTGTTCGATTGAGTTATCTACTGAATCCTTTCAAATACGGCATTTTGTGCTTTGAATACGTATCACACCGGGTATTTCGGTGGGCGGTTGCTCCGATCTGTTTGCCGCTTATCTTTCTCCTCAATGGGTGGTTGGCCTACGTTGCCGTGCAAAAACCTTCTCCGGCCGGCAATGCCTGGGTCGTGCTGTTTGTGCTGCAATGTCTTTTCTACGGAGCGGCTTGGGTTGGCTATCAATTGGAACAGCGCCGGTTACGGTGGAAATTGCTTTTTGTTCCTTTCTACTTCACGTTTATGAACGTGTGCGCATTGGCAGGATTGGTACGATACTTGCGCGGAAAACAATCAGGTACGTGGGAAAAAGTCCGGCGTGCCGATGATGCAGTGCTGAAAGCGCAATAGGGGAGAAAAAAGCTTTGGAGGGCGAATCGGATGCTAACTTTACTCAACAACGAACGATCAAGGTTTTGGCTTTACGGGCTTGCGGGCTTAGCGGGCGCGTCTATATGCGGTTATTTGATTGCTAAGCTGGGTATTGCAGGGGCAGGAGTTTCGGTGGTCATGCCAATCGCTTTTTTAATTTTGGTCAGCGTTTTTGTCGAGCCGCGCATAGGCCTGTTGTTATACCTTCAGCTCAATTTTCTGATCGGTGTTGTGGCCCGTTTTCTGACGATAGACGTACCGTTTGGAACCTTTATTGATGCTTCACTAATTCTTACCATGCTCAGTCTGATGGTCAATGCCAAGCGGTATGACTGGGGACGGCTGCACAATCCCGTTTTTTACCTGGTCGGGCTGTGGGTTTTTTTTACCATCCTTGAATTTTTTAATCCGGAAGCTCCCTATAAGCCGGCTTGGCTCTACAACTTTCGTAAATTTTCTCTCTATTGGATTTTAGCCACCTGTATCGTGTTGGTGGTCCCGTTCAGGAAATCCGACATTAAAATCCTGATTCGTACGTGGCTGTTTTGGTCCTTTTTAGGCGCCCTTTGGGGGTTTAAGCAACAGTACATCGGATTGACGGCCGGCGAGCAAAATTGGCTCAACATGGGGGCTGCCAAAACGCATGTGCTGTTTGGCGTTTTACGTATTTTTTCATTTTATACAGACGCTTCCCAATTCGGAGCCGAAATGGCCGCTACCACGTTGGTCTGCGTGATCTGGTTTTTTGAGGAAAAAAAGTGGACGTATAAGCTTGGATACCTTTTTTTAGCGTTGGTTTATTTTTGGGGATATGCACTATCCGGTACGCGCAGTGCATTGTTTGTACTGCTTGGAGGCTATGCATTCTATCTGCTTTTACGAAAAGATATTAAGAAGATGCTCATCGGGGGAGCCGTGGCGTTGCCGGTCTTTATCATTCTGATGTATACCAACATCGGTAGCGGTAACTATCAGGTACAGCGGATGCGTACAGCTTTGCGACCCATGGAGGACCCTTCTTTCCTGTTACGACTTCAAAACAAACAAAAATTGGCTCTTCTAATGGAAAGCTTCCCCTTTGGGGCCGGGTTGGGCACTTCCGAAGCAGTAGGTCAGCGTTTTTCACCCAATCACTGGGCCTCTCAGATTGCACCCGATAGCTGGTATGTGATTCTTTGGATAGAGACGGGCAAGGTTGGAATGACCCTTTATGTGATTATTTTGGTAAGCATCATTGCGTTTGGAATGTGGAAAGTCTGGCAAATAAAAGATCCGTGGCTCTTCAAGATCATGGTTACCATGCTGGCGGAGTTGGGCGGAATCGCGGTAATGGCTTACTCAAACCCCGTTATGGGTCAGTTTCCTACGAGCGGAGTTATTTTTATCTCTATGGCAATGCTGTCCATCTGTACTCAGTGGGATACGGATACATCCATCGAAAGGCCCTTGCCCAAATCAGCGTTCATAAAAGTTTAAGTCGTTAATTGTAACTTGTTTTGTTTCTATGAAACATCGCCGTACACGTTGGGGAATTGCGCTTTTTTAGGGATTCATATAGAGTCTTCAAATGGAAAAGGGTGGCATAAAAGCCTTGATCTTACCTATCTTCAACGGCAAAAACGATTGTTGCCCGCCTTTAGCGAGATCATTATTCGGGTCACTGATACGCTGGGTGGACTATGCGGTTTCGGAACTGAAAAAAATGAATTTATAAAATGAAAGTTGCGCATTTAATTTTGGCACATGCCCAGCCTCGGCAACTCGCAAGGCTTATTAATTCCTTACAGCATCCTGATGCCGATTTTTATGTACACCTTGACCTGAAAATAGATAAAAACCCTTTTGAAGCCATCATTCAAGGCAAAAACATCTTTTTTGTACAGCAAAGAGTGAAGGTACGTTGGGGGGCTTACAGTATGGTTCAGGCAACGTTAAACGGATTTGAAGATATATTGGCGTCGGGCGTGGCATATCAGTACGTAAATCTGTTGAGCGGGCAGGATTATCCATTGCAAAAACCGGCAAAAATTCATTCTTTTCTGGAGGCCAATTACCCCAATCTATACATGGAATTTCTGCCGGTCGAAGAAGAATGGAAGGAGGCGATTCCGCGACTGACCCGTTATCATTTGGTTAATTTTGATATTCCCTTAAAATACACAATCGAAGCCTGGATGAACAAAATACTGCCCAACCGAAAAATACCCGAACAAATGGTAGCCGTCGGGCGTTCGCAGTGGTTTACCATTACCCTGGACGCCGTTCGCTACATTGTGGATTATCTGAAAAAAAAACCTAAAACGGTTCGTTTTTTTAAGCTGACCTGGGGGGTGGATGAACTTATCTTTCAGACCATTTTGTACAATTCTGCGCTGAAAACCACGATGGTCAACGAAAATCTGCGCTACATTGATTGGTCGGAAGGAAAAAGCAGTCCTAAGACGCTGACCATAGCCGATAAAGTGCTTTTAGAGAGCAGCGGAAAATTCTTTGCCCGAAAATTTAATGCCGAAGTGGATGAAGTAATTTTAAATCATCTGGATGCAGTCTGATTATTGAGTCACCGGCGCAGCAGTTGGTTTTTGCCAGTTGCCCGTGACCGAATTGTATTGTTTCAGAATACGGGCCGGATTTCCGCCCACGACCGAATACGGCGGAACATCCTTGGTCACTACACTTCCTCCTGCCACGACCGAATGCTTTCCGATGGTCACTCCCGCCGTAATAACGGCATTGGCTCCGATCCAGCACTCTGCTTCGATCACAATGGGGCGTGTGGTAACGGGTTGACTGTGAATGGGTAACATAATGTCTTCGTAGACGTGATTCAAGCCCGACATGACTACGTGCTGTGCAATAATGACATCAGAGCCGATACTGACGGGGCCGATTACCACGGAACCGATCCCTACCGTACAATGCGCACCGATAGTGACGGCACCTACTCCGTTGTTTACCACGCTGAACGATTCGATGGTACTGTGCGCTCCCAAAGAGAACGCATTGAAGGGCAGCACATCCAGCCGAACGTTGGAGCGGATGGCCGAGGACCGATGCTTTTTGTGAATGAACGGATTGACAAACCAGCTCACCCACCGCCGCGGACGGGCCTGCCCCTTGGGAATAAGCATTCGGTGTACAAAATGTTTGAGCGCGGGGCGGCTGTCCAAATAGGATTTCAGACTCATTTTTTAGAGGGTATTTTTGAAAGAAAGCGATTTTCAATGGCCTGTATTAAATCTCCTACGGAATTTTCCCAGGAATGTTGGTGGGCAAAGGCAATGCGCTCACCTGCCGTCGAAAGTTCTTTGCCCCGGAGGATATCTTCAATGTGGGCGATGAATGCATCGGAGGTCTCGGCCAGATTGACATGATCTTTAAACAACGACATGGTTTCGGTTTTGACGGCTACGATAGGCTTGCCCATGGCGAGGTATTCGTCGATCTTGCGCGGATAGTTGCCAATGGTGACCTCGTTGAGCTTCTGAGGGTTGATCAGTACATCCATGCCCTCCAAATAGGCAGGGATCTGTTGGGGCGTTTTGGAGCCCAAAAAGTGAATATTCGGCAGTGTTTTTAAACGTTCAACGGGAAAAGAATCATCGGTAGATCCAATCAGAATAACCTGCCAATCAGGGCGTTGACGGGCTACTGTTTCGAGCAGTTCACCGTCTAAGCGCAGACCGGTGAGTGCTCCTGCGTAGCCGATGCGTGGATGAGGAATGGCTTGCAGATCAGCAGGAATGCCATCAATTTTGCCGGAATCAAAGAGTTGTAAATCACACCCCTGACCCACATATACCGATGTTGGATTGTATCGGCCGGCCTGATTGGCCAGATAAATGGAATTGCTGGCAATCATATCCACTTTTTTCATCAGCAAAGGCTCCAGACGCAGGCCGTGTTTGCGCCAAAAATCAACGGCCAGAAAATTGTCACGTAAATAATATACCGAGACCTTGGGCTGCAGCAGTTCTTTCATGAAAAAGCCCTGCAACATATCATTGTCATTGATCAAAATAAAAGAATCCCACCCCAGTTTTTGAACCGCAGCAATGATTTCACGGGCTATTTTTTGGGTATTGATGCGATTGAACCAGTCGTACAGCGCTCCATCGGGCAGCCAATTGATAGAGGCAATCACCGACTCCGGATTCAAAACCCATAGATTATTACCGTCCTGAATCAGGCGTTGGCCTTGATGTTTGGCCAGAAATTCACGACGCAGGGCTGCGCGGCCCGATTTTTGAGAGATAACGGCCGACCAATCCAGAGGGTCATTAACGAACAAAACCTGATGGGATTGGGATAATACCCGGGCCATATCCCGAATATTACTTCCTAAGTGGGTTTCTTCCCAAATTTGCCGGGAAGTGATGACAATATTATACTTTTTGGAGGGGACGGTCATCGTATTGTAAAATAGTTAAGGTATATTTTGTGCGGTTGAATGTTAGGTATATTTATTTTTTTTGTCAAAAAAAACCTGCGAAAATAAAGGGAATATTTTTGGCAAAAGACAAGGCGTTTTAACAATTTGGCATGGTTTTTAAGGGTAACGGTTAGCGGCATCCGAGAGACTGATTTGCCTGTTTTTGAGGGGTAGTTTTAGAGGGTTAAAATAGTGTAACGTTTTCAAAATAAAGGAAGTAAGGTAGGTAAGTGATGTGATCACAAATTAATTCGATAAATATATTATAGTTAATATTGGTAAGCAAGAGCAGTTTTATTTTTTGT
Above is a window of Runella slithyformis DSM 19594 DNA encoding:
- a CDS encoding glycosyltransferase family 2 protein, which encodes MIEILLLVCIGLVVYTYLGYGLVVWLLIRLRGKRSSFKPDGFYVPDVTLVVPAYNELSCLPAKIANSLEQNYPKIRFLFVTEGSDDGSTEWIKMHYGSKVDVLGGTERRGKVAAMNEALKYVKTPIVIFTDANTHLNKDAVTNIVRNFQDPIVGAVAGEKRILTSEDESAAGSGEGLYWKYESQLKRWDSELHTIVGAAGELFAVRTELYEHVEPDTILDDFIISLRIAGKGYKVAYEPDAYALEHPSFSILDEQKRKIRIAAGGFQSIVRLSYLLNPFKYGILCFEYVSHRVFRWAVAPICLPLIFLLNGWLAYVAVQKPSPAGNAWVVLFVLQCLFYGAAWVGYQLEQRRLRWKLLFVPFYFTFMNVCALAGLVRYLRGKQSGTWEKVRRADDAVLKAQ
- a CDS encoding O-antigen ligase family protein; this translates as MLTLLNNERSRFWLYGLAGLAGASICGYLIAKLGIAGAGVSVVMPIAFLILVSVFVEPRIGLLLYLQLNFLIGVVARFLTIDVPFGTFIDASLILTMLSLMVNAKRYDWGRLHNPVFYLVGLWVFFTILEFFNPEAPYKPAWLYNFRKFSLYWILATCIVLVVPFRKSDIKILIRTWLFWSFLGALWGFKQQYIGLTAGEQNWLNMGAAKTHVLFGVLRIFSFYTDASQFGAEMAATTLVCVIWFFEEKKWTYKLGYLFLALVYFWGYALSGTRSALFVLLGGYAFYLLLRKDIKKMLIGGAVALPVFIILMYTNIGSGNYQVQRMRTALRPMEDPSFLLRLQNKQKLALLMESFPFGAGLGTSEAVGQRFSPNHWASQIAPDSWYVILWIETGKVGMTLYVIILVSIIAFGMWKVWQIKDPWLFKIMVTMLAELGGIAVMAYSNPVMGQFPTSGVIFISMAMLSICTQWDTDTSIERPLPKSAFIKV
- a CDS encoding beta-1,6-N-acetylglucosaminyltransferase, which encodes MKVAHLILAHAQPRQLARLINSLQHPDADFYVHLDLKIDKNPFEAIIQGKNIFFVQQRVKVRWGAYSMVQATLNGFEDILASGVAYQYVNLLSGQDYPLQKPAKIHSFLEANYPNLYMEFLPVEEEWKEAIPRLTRYHLVNFDIPLKYTIEAWMNKILPNRKIPEQMVAVGRSQWFTITLDAVRYIVDYLKKKPKTVRFFKLTWGVDELIFQTILYNSALKTTMVNENLRYIDWSEGKSSPKTLTIADKVLLESSGKFFARKFNAEVDEVILNHLDAV
- a CDS encoding acyltransferase; the protein is MSLKSYLDSRPALKHFVHRMLIPKGQARPRRWVSWFVNPFIHKKHRSSAIRSNVRLDVLPFNAFSLGAHSTIESFSVVNNGVGAVTIGAHCTVGIGSVVIGPVSIGSDVIIAQHVVMSGLNHVYEDIMLPIHSQPVTTRPIVIEAECWIGANAVITAGVTIGKHSVVAGGSVVTKDVPPYSVVGGNPARILKQYNSVTGNWQKPTAAPVTQ
- a CDS encoding glycosyltransferase, whose translation is MTVPSKKYNIVITSRQIWEETHLGSNIRDMARVLSQSHQVLFVNDPLDWSAVISQKSGRAALRREFLAKHQGQRLIQDGNNLWVLNPESVIASINWLPDGALYDWFNRINTQKIAREIIAAVQKLGWDSFILINDNDMLQGFFMKELLQPKVSVYYLRDNFLAVDFWRKHGLRLEPLLMKKVDMIASNSIYLANQAGRYNPTSVYVGQGCDLQLFDSGKIDGIPADLQAIPHPRIGYAGALTGLRLDGELLETVARQRPDWQVILIGSTDDSFPVERLKTLPNIHFLGSKTPQQIPAYLEGMDVLINPQKLNEVTIGNYPRKIDEYLAMGKPIVAVKTETMSLFKDHVNLAETSDAFIAHIEDILRGKELSTAGERIAFAHQHSWENSVGDLIQAIENRFLSKIPSKK